A stretch of bacterium DNA encodes these proteins:
- a CDS encoding c-type cytochrome produces the protein MAAFAGVCRKFFPAVFAVALAVSFPSPLAADKGHPRGPAQPKGKAASQMPAGGHGDGAPGGGGPPHGGAPQGMNPMQAEGFRLVSELHCNACHYISKELEHGASHGGGHGAVAPNIAFLGEKFLPEWLFDFLQMPDTLRPWLKTRMPNYHLSEFETVALVRHIEADHRRGEAPPEAPPGAADEKALIAAGRKLASKDYLDCFSCHYQSGKKPSGKPEALAPDLALARGRLRPEWIRRWIRNPSRILPGTKMPTFFEDNESGPEDILRGDEGLQIEALVRYVLGLGKKRPVVISYAGAEKRYPSATRAAGFRVMNELNCAGCHDVGTMHERIEAATPLAYAGSRYYMPWVAEYLQRPHRIRKGAARMPDFSLTPKEAKAIAHYLMTLADPRVRSDRMPPAVSPQRASRGRALFVRLKCGACHVVNPNEKSQGAGRLDGPGLARAGLRLQPEHLVLWLSGKVTKSGSKLEMDAHPAVSKMKLPMAQLRDLAAYISSLR, from the coding sequence ATGGCGGCATTTGCGGGCGTTTGCCGAAAATTTTTCCCGGCGGTTTTTGCCGTCGCGCTGGCTGTCTCTTTTCCTTCGCCCCTGGCCGCCGACAAGGGACATCCCCGCGGGCCCGCGCAGCCGAAAGGAAAAGCCGCTTCCCAAATGCCCGCGGGCGGACATGGGGATGGCGCCCCCGGCGGGGGCGGGCCCCCTCACGGCGGCGCCCCGCAGGGCATGAATCCGATGCAGGCCGAGGGCTTTCGTCTCGTCTCCGAGCTTCACTGCAACGCCTGCCACTACATCTCGAAGGAACTCGAGCACGGGGCGAGCCACGGCGGAGGCCACGGGGCCGTGGCCCCGAACATCGCCTTCCTGGGGGAGAAGTTCCTCCCGGAGTGGCTTTTCGATTTTCTCCAGATGCCCGATACGCTCCGGCCGTGGCTCAAGACGCGGATGCCGAACTACCATTTGAGCGAATTCGAGACGGTGGCCCTCGTGCGGCACATCGAGGCCGACCACAGGAGAGGGGAAGCGCCCCCCGAGGCGCCTCCCGGGGCCGCGGACGAAAAGGCGCTGATCGCGGCCGGGCGGAAGCTGGCCTCGAAGGATTATCTCGACTGCTTCAGCTGCCACTACCAGAGCGGCAAGAAGCCCTCCGGCAAGCCCGAGGCGCTGGCGCCCGATCTGGCGCTCGCCCGGGGGCGTCTGCGGCCGGAGTGGATCCGCCGGTGGATCCGGAATCCCTCCCGAATCCTTCCCGGCACGAAGATGCCCACTTTTTTTGAGGACAATGAATCGGGGCCCGAGGACATTCTCCGCGGCGACGAAGGGCTGCAGATTGAGGCCCTCGTCCGGTATGTCCTGGGCCTCGGCAAGAAGCGGCCGGTCGTGATTTCCTACGCCGGCGCGGAGAAGCGCTACCCCTCGGCCACGCGGGCGGCCGGCTTCCGGGTGATGAACGAGCTCAACTGCGCGGGGTGCCACGATGTGGGAACCATGCATGAGAGGATCGAGGCCGCCACCCCGCTCGCCTACGCGGGAAGCCGGTACTACATGCCCTGGGTGGCGGAATACCTCCAGCGCCCCCACCGCATTCGCAAGGGAGCGGCCCGGATGCCCGATTTCAGCTTGACGCCCAAAGAGGCGAAGGCGATTGCCCATTATCTGATGACGCTGGCCGATCCGCGCGTTCGCTCTGACCGGATGCCCCCTGCCGTTTCCCCCCAGCGCGCATCCCGGGGGAGAGCCCTTTTCGTGCGGCTGAAATGCGGGGCGTGCCACGTGGTGAATCCGAATGAAAAGAGCCAGGGGGCCGGCCGGCTCGACGGCCCCGGACTGGCGCGGGCGGGCCTTCGCCTTCAGCCGGAGCATCTGGTGCTCTGGCTCTCGGGGAAGGTGACAAAGAGCGGATCAAAGCTGGAGATGGATGCGCACCCGGCGGTTTCGAAGATGAAGCTGCCGATGGCGCAGCTCCGCGATCTGGCCGCCTACATCTCCTCGCTGCGCTGA
- a CDS encoding phosphomannose isomerase type II C-terminal cupin domain, which yields MSGQETDERPWGRYIVLSDEADHKVKRIIVKPGQRLSLQRHKKRGEHWHAVSGEATVTRGEERIPLRPGESVDIPQGAWHRIENTGTAPFVFIEVQHGSYFGEDDIERKEDDYGRA from the coding sequence ATGAGCGGACAGGAAACCGACGAGCGGCCCTGGGGACGCTATATCGTCCTCTCCGATGAGGCCGACCACAAGGTCAAGCGCATCATCGTCAAGCCCGGCCAGCGGCTGAGCCTCCAGCGGCACAAAAAAAGAGGCGAACACTGGCACGCCGTCTCGGGCGAGGCCACTGTGACGCGGGGCGAAGAGCGGATCCCCCTCCGGCCGGGCGAGTCGGTGGACATCCCCCAGGGGGCCTGGCACCGCATCGAAAACACCGGCACGGCGCCCTTCGTCTTCATCGAGGTCCAGCACGGAAGCTACTTCGGCGAGGACGACATCGAGCGCAAGGAAGACGACTACGGAAGGGCGTAG
- a CDS encoding CbtA family protein, whose translation MFRRIVFTAALSGLLAGLFLTAAQSVRVLPLIQEAETYEKAETPKTPAPDAVKPKGDEGEASPFGRLSLTAVANITAAIGFALLLVAAYALRGGADWKTGILWGLGGFAAFSLAPALGLPPELPGTTAATVPDRQLWWWLTALLTAGGLSLALLIRRPLWIALGVLLIVFPHLIGAPQPEMHGGAAPPALMRAFIWAALLTSGVFWIVLGGLSGYLFRRLENT comes from the coding sequence CTCTCCGGACTGCTCGCCGGTCTCTTCTTGACCGCGGCGCAGTCCGTCCGCGTTCTGCCCCTCATCCAGGAAGCGGAAACCTACGAAAAAGCGGAAACGCCCAAAACCCCCGCCCCTGACGCGGTCAAGCCGAAGGGCGATGAAGGGGAAGCCTCGCCCTTCGGCCGCCTGTCCCTCACCGCCGTGGCCAACATCACCGCCGCCATCGGCTTTGCCCTGCTTCTGGTGGCGGCCTATGCCCTTCGTGGCGGCGCCGACTGGAAAACCGGCATCCTCTGGGGGCTGGGGGGCTTCGCCGCCTTCAGTCTCGCCCCCGCCCTGGGCCTGCCGCCCGAGTTGCCGGGGACGACCGCCGCCACTGTGCCCGACCGCCAGCTCTGGTGGTGGCTCACCGCACTTCTCACGGCGGGGGGGCTCTCGCTCGCGCTCCTCATCCGCAGGCCGCTCTGGATCGCACTGGGCGTCTTGCTGATCGTCTTTCCCCATCTCATCGGGGCGCCCCAGCCCGAGATGCACGGCGGCGCCGCGCCGCCCGCCCTCATGCGCGCCTTCATCTGGGCGGCGCTCCTCACCTCCGGCGTCTTCTGGATCGTCCTGGGGGGGCTTTCGGGCTACCTCTTCCGCCGGCTGGAAAACACCTAG